One region of Halomicrobium sp. LC1Hm genomic DNA includes:
- the nth gene encoding endonuclease III: MGTTLATREAQAEEVIERLHEEYPDSAISLNYTSRLELLVAVVLSAQCTDERVNEVTADLFETYQSARDYAEADEEQLAEDIYGITFHNNKAGYLTAAGQIMVEEYDGAVPDTMDGLTDLPGVGRKTANVVLQHGHDVVEGIVVDTHVQRITRRLGLTEEERPEAIEEDLMPVVPESEWQQFTHLLIDHGRAVCDARNPDCGDCVLADICPSEKGDGDVDLASGEPWS; encoded by the coding sequence ATGGGCACGACGCTCGCGACGCGGGAGGCACAGGCCGAGGAAGTCATCGAGCGACTGCACGAGGAGTATCCCGACTCCGCGATCTCGTTGAACTACACCAGTCGTCTGGAGCTGCTCGTCGCCGTCGTCCTCTCGGCGCAGTGTACGGACGAACGGGTCAACGAAGTGACCGCGGACCTCTTCGAGACGTACCAGTCCGCCCGTGACTACGCCGAGGCCGACGAGGAGCAACTGGCCGAGGACATCTACGGGATCACGTTCCACAACAACAAGGCCGGCTACCTCACGGCGGCCGGCCAGATCATGGTCGAGGAGTACGACGGGGCGGTGCCGGATACGATGGACGGACTCACCGACCTGCCGGGCGTGGGGCGCAAGACGGCCAACGTCGTGCTCCAGCACGGCCACGACGTGGTCGAAGGGATCGTCGTCGACACGCACGTCCAGCGCATCACGCGACGGCTGGGACTGACCGAGGAAGAGCGCCCCGAAGCGATCGAGGAAGACCTGATGCCGGTCGTCCCCGAGTCGGAGTGGCAGCAGTTCACGCACCTGCTGATCGACCACGGCCGCGCGGTGTGTGACGCCCGCAACCCCGACTGCGGCGACTGCGTGCTGGCCGACATCTGCCCGTCCGAGAAGGGCGACGGCGACGTGGACCTCGCCAGCGGCGAGCCCTGGTCGTGA
- a CDS encoding GNAT family N-acetyltransferase, with the protein MPGPVFIDGDGVELRTIEREDLDFCRRTLNDPAVRRGLAATDPLTSSAEEEWYERHVVEGDDVHLLVCDDGEPVGTVGLNGVNETFGNAELGYWIAPDYHRNGYATAAARALVDYAFTERRLHKVYANAFAFNEGSQRVLQKVGFEREGVHREQAFVDGEYVDVYRYGLLAPDHTAP; encoded by the coding sequence ATGCCCGGCCCAGTGTTCATCGACGGCGACGGCGTCGAGTTGCGGACGATCGAACGCGAAGACCTCGACTTCTGTCGGCGGACGCTGAACGATCCGGCGGTCCGTCGGGGACTCGCCGCGACCGATCCGCTGACCAGCAGCGCCGAAGAGGAGTGGTACGAGCGCCACGTCGTCGAGGGAGACGACGTACACCTGCTGGTCTGTGACGACGGCGAACCGGTCGGGACCGTCGGTCTCAACGGCGTGAACGAGACCTTCGGCAACGCGGAGCTTGGCTACTGGATCGCCCCCGACTACCACCGGAACGGCTACGCGACGGCGGCGGCCCGAGCCCTCGTCGACTACGCGTTCACCGAGCGGCGGCTCCACAAGGTGTACGCCAACGCCTTCGCGTTCAACGAGGGCTCTCAGCGCGTCCTCCAGAAGGTCGGCTTCGAGCGGGAGGGCGTCCACAGAGAGCAGGCGTTCGTCGACGGCGAGTACGTCGACGTGTACCGCTACGGCCTCCTGGCACCCGATCACACGGCACCGTGA
- a CDS encoding halocyanin domain-containing protein codes for MNRREFVRTAGGVAGASAAASATGAAVAQEEEGGDGGSSGGPPDYGDWLSSVSNFDGETVDATGQDSATVEVGTQANGGAFGFGPPAIHVDNGATVQFEWTGEGGRHNVVSEGEGPLDSGSAVETTGVEYEHTFEEDGIYPYYCVPHESLNMKGAIVVGTDYATAGGGSGGEGGGVETLDPEEAGVPIQPHWVGIGAGLAMVVSTIFTFYLLKYGESANTKGGNN; via the coding sequence ATGAATAGGCGGGAGTTCGTCCGGACTGCCGGGGGTGTCGCTGGGGCCTCCGCGGCCGCCAGCGCCACCGGCGCTGCCGTCGCCCAGGAAGAGGAAGGCGGCGATGGCGGCAGCAGTGGCGGCCCACCGGATTACGGCGACTGGTTAAGCAGCGTGAGCAACTTCGACGGCGAAACCGTCGACGCGACGGGCCAGGACTCGGCGACCGTCGAGGTCGGCACCCAGGCAAACGGCGGAGCCTTCGGCTTCGGCCCACCGGCGATCCACGTCGACAACGGCGCGACCGTCCAGTTCGAGTGGACCGGTGAAGGCGGCCGACACAACGTCGTCTCTGAGGGAGAAGGTCCACTCGATTCCGGGAGCGCCGTCGAGACGACCGGCGTCGAGTACGAACACACCTTCGAAGAGGACGGTATCTACCCGTACTACTGTGTCCCCCACGAGAGCCTCAACATGAAAGGGGCGATCGTCGTCGGGACCGACTACGCCACCGCGGGCGGTGGCTCTGGCGGCGAGGGCGGCGGCGTCGAGACGCTCGACCCCGAGGAAGCCGGTGTGCCCATCCAGCCCCACTGGGTCGGTATCGGTGCGGGTCTCGCGATGGTCGTCTCGACGATCTTTACGTTCTACCTGCTGAAGTACGGTGAATCGGCCAACACCAAAGGAGGGAACAACTGA
- a CDS encoding Rieske 2Fe-2S domain-containing protein encodes MPLDEDKYPAESGRRRFVKGVVGSATLSSVGAGGAAALDSTTSSGGVGGGSSTYVAIENTAGPAPRGMPIIPITIEDGELNGLWPEYDPERGIAIEDDFGGSGIPYSSQMLQYCGLQTAEGVQPQADQNNTFTMATGDYDWQSEYSDGDPLTVDMFDNYEEWGNDIGSEGLGKPATANWRSDGDVQSITVQVLRSPEVPKIANGEGKYSSVPGPVQQYFAEATEQSFMAWVNKCTHFCCNPGYKTLSGAAAYNAEDKVYCQCHQSVYDPFSLKQVTFTALPRPL; translated from the coding sequence ATGCCACTAGACGAAGACAAGTATCCGGCCGAATCCGGTCGTCGACGGTTCGTCAAGGGCGTCGTCGGGAGCGCGACGCTGTCGAGCGTCGGCGCTGGCGGCGCAGCGGCCCTCGACAGTACCACGTCGTCGGGCGGTGTCGGTGGCGGTTCGTCGACGTACGTCGCGATCGAAAACACGGCAGGTCCGGCTCCGCGCGGCATGCCGATCATCCCGATCACGATCGAAGACGGGGAACTGAACGGCCTCTGGCCGGAGTACGACCCCGAGCGTGGAATCGCGATCGAGGACGACTTCGGCGGGAGCGGGATCCCCTACTCCTCGCAGATGCTCCAGTACTGCGGGCTCCAGACGGCAGAGGGCGTCCAGCCCCAGGCCGATCAGAACAACACGTTCACCATGGCGACCGGTGACTACGACTGGCAGTCCGAGTACTCCGACGGCGACCCCCTCACCGTCGATATGTTCGACAACTACGAGGAGTGGGGCAACGACATCGGGAGCGAAGGACTGGGCAAACCTGCGACCGCGAATTGGCGGTCCGATGGTGACGTACAGAGTATCACCGTTCAGGTCCTCCGATCACCGGAGGTCCCAAAGATCGCGAACGGAGAGGGCAAGTACTCCAGCGTTCCGGGCCCGGTCCAGCAGTACTTCGCCGAGGCGACCGAACAGTCCTTCATGGCCTGGGTCAACAAGTGTACCCACTTCTGCTGTAACCCTGGCTACAAGACGCTGTCGGGCGCTGCTGCGTACAACGCCGAAGACAAGGTGTACTGCCAGTGCCACCAGTCGGTGTACGACCCGTTCAGCCTGAAACAGGTGACCTTCACCGCGTTGCCGCGGCCACTATAG
- a CDS encoding winged helix-turn-helix transcriptional regulator, translating into MGGDGPVDESKRATLRRFAALGAAGPLARFSDSDGDSESDAREAIAGYVSTTPGAHFSKIRDDLQLGTGESQHHLRQLAEDGRIDSYRDGDYRRFFAAGQFSEREMVVLSYLRRETPRGMLVALLRDPSATGGDLAATLDVSRPTVSKYASELESVGLLSRDDGYAVEEPETVLTLLVRYADSFGEHAAMLATEAADLVSYDPE; encoded by the coding sequence ATGGGTGGGGATGGTCCGGTCGACGAATCGAAGCGTGCGACGCTGCGCCGGTTCGCCGCGCTCGGTGCGGCGGGTCCGCTGGCGCGCTTCTCTGACAGCGACGGGGACTCCGAGAGCGACGCTCGCGAAGCGATCGCGGGCTACGTCTCGACGACGCCCGGCGCGCACTTCTCGAAGATCAGAGACGACCTCCAGCTCGGGACCGGCGAGAGCCAGCATCACCTCCGGCAACTGGCCGAGGACGGACGGATCGACAGCTACCGCGACGGCGACTACCGGCGCTTTTTCGCGGCCGGACAGTTCTCCGAGCGGGAGATGGTCGTGTTGAGCTATCTCCGCCGCGAGACGCCGCGTGGGATGCTCGTCGCGCTGCTGAGAGATCCGTCGGCGACGGGCGGGGACCTGGCGGCGACGCTGGACGTGTCTCGGCCGACCGTCAGCAAGTACGCGAGCGAACTGGAGAGTGTGGGACTGCTCTCGCGAGACGACGGCTACGCGGTCGAAGAGCCAGAAACCGTCCTGACGCTGCTCGTTCGCTACGCGGACTCCTTCGGTGAGCACGCGGCCATGCTCGCCACCGAGGCGGCCGATCTCGTCTCGTACGATCCGGAGTGA
- a CDS encoding SPFH domain-containing protein encodes MLPSVVLQGGGILFVAVVFLLLAVALVYSSIVIIRPYQQGAYTVLGSYRGLLDQGIHFIYPFVSDVTRFDMRTQTLDVPRQEAITRDNSPVTADAVVYIKVMDPKKAFLEVDNYERAVSNLAQTTLRAVLGDMELDDTLNKRQEINSRIRKELDEPTDEWGVRVESVEVREVNPSKDVQQAMEQQTSAERKRRAMILEAQGERRSAIETAEGDKQSNIIRAQGEKQSQILEAQGDAISTVLRAKSAESMGERAIIDKGMETLEGIGGSESTTFILPQELTSLVGRYGKHLTGSDVKENGHVLEGLEFDEEAREMLGLDDIEEILGQIDQEAQVDVEEMEQQAQKIKHGEDSTDIQDPNEAIEEMDQEFGDGGNAPGDGSTDEDDL; translated from the coding sequence CCAGCAGGGTGCGTACACGGTCCTCGGTTCGTATCGTGGCCTCCTCGATCAGGGGATCCACTTCATCTATCCGTTCGTGTCCGACGTGACGCGGTTCGACATGCGAACCCAGACACTCGACGTGCCCCGCCAAGAAGCCATCACCCGGGACAACTCCCCGGTGACCGCCGACGCCGTCGTCTACATCAAGGTGATGGACCCGAAGAAGGCGTTCCTCGAAGTCGACAACTACGAGCGGGCCGTCTCGAACCTCGCCCAGACGACGCTCCGTGCGGTGCTGGGCGACATGGAACTCGACGACACGCTCAACAAGCGCCAGGAGATCAACTCGCGCATCCGGAAGGAACTCGACGAGCCCACCGACGAGTGGGGGGTCCGCGTCGAGAGCGTCGAGGTCCGCGAGGTCAACCCGTCGAAAGACGTCCAGCAGGCCATGGAGCAACAGACCTCCGCAGAGCGGAAACGCCGTGCCATGATCCTGGAAGCGCAGGGTGAACGCCGCTCTGCCATCGAGACCGCGGAGGGTGACAAGCAGTCCAACATCATCCGCGCGCAGGGTGAAAAGCAGAGCCAGATCCTCGAAGCGCAGGGTGACGCGATCTCGACGGTGCTCCGGGCCAAATCCGCCGAGTCGATGGGCGAACGCGCGATCATCGACAAGGGCATGGAGACGCTGGAAGGCATCGGTGGCAGCGAGTCGACCACCTTCATCCTCCCTCAGGAGCTCACCTCGCTGGTGGGCCGCTACGGCAAGCACCTCACTGGCTCGGACGTGAAGGAGAACGGCCACGTGCTCGAGGGCCTGGAGTTCGACGAAGAGGCGCGCGAGATGCTGGGACTCGACGACATCGAGGAGATCCTCGGTCAGATCGACCAGGAGGCCCAGGTCGACGTCGAAGAGATGGAACAGCAAGCCCAGAAGATCAAACACGGCGAAGACAGCACCGACATCCAGGACCCAAACGAGGCCATCGAGGAGATGGACCAGGAGTTCGGTGACGGCGGCAACGCCCCTGGCGACGGTAGCACCGACGAAGACGATCTGTAG
- a CDS encoding RPA12/RPB9/RPC11 RNA polymerase family protein — MRFCDECGSMMHTEGDTWVCRSCANEESRDSHAEAAMTTQDGQRDDGAPAVADATQDATDTMQASCPAEDCDSDRAGYEMLPKPGGSYEVRLFTCVECGHKWRES, encoded by the coding sequence ATGCGATTCTGTGACGAGTGTGGTTCGATGATGCACACGGAGGGCGACACGTGGGTGTGTCGCTCCTGTGCGAACGAGGAATCACGGGATTCGCACGCAGAAGCGGCGATGACGACCCAGGACGGACAGCGGGACGACGGGGCACCCGCCGTCGCCGACGCGACCCAGGACGCCACCGACACGATGCAAGCGTCCTGCCCAGCCGAGGACTGCGACAGCGACCGGGCCGGCTACGAGATGCTGCCCAAGCCGGGCGGCTCCTACGAGGTTCGGCTGTTCACCTGCGTCGAGTGTGGCCACAAGTGGCGCGAGTCCTGA
- a CDS encoding digeranylgeranylglycerophospholipid reductase produces the protein MSERFDVVVAGAGPAGAQCARDLAARNYDVLVLETEPEDGFPRQSNKSTAGTFPSMMASFSIPDDVVMQYTDSVVLESPNDYYVQDQAGAVLEFAEFKQFLVADSREKGAEYRFDSRVTAPITEDGEIVGVSYNGDREVYAEIVVDATGPAAPLAKKLDVCDLKREHQAIGIEYEFENVDVNHPEYADLRDAMMLRLDHDLAPGGYSWIFHTGGRSAKVGLCYIQNDSHSQRAKEGMGIDDYLDYWLDRDPRFDDAEKLESKQHRGSAHIQRPSSMSTDSFMAIGDTVPTIDPLWGEGIHKGMKSARMAAITADACLTPETPNTDAETMATYDKLWHSEVAPRARERLLMTELLYLVPNSRYDQLMADLKEVGAGTLARVNAGEKRAISKLLHLSDLPTLVKYARRRLSA, from the coding sequence ATGAGTGAGCGTTTTGACGTGGTCGTCGCCGGTGCCGGGCCAGCGGGGGCCCAGTGTGCCCGGGACCTGGCTGCGCGGAACTACGACGTTCTCGTCCTCGAAACGGAGCCAGAAGACGGGTTCCCACGTCAAAGCAACAAGTCGACGGCGGGCACTTTCCCCTCGATGATGGCGTCGTTTTCGATCCCCGACGACGTGGTCATGCAGTACACGGACAGTGTCGTCCTCGAATCACCCAACGACTACTACGTCCAGGACCAGGCCGGCGCGGTGCTCGAATTCGCCGAGTTCAAGCAGTTCCTCGTCGCCGACAGCCGCGAGAAGGGCGCAGAGTATCGCTTCGACTCGCGGGTGACCGCGCCGATCACCGAGGACGGCGAGATCGTCGGCGTCAGCTACAACGGCGATCGGGAGGTCTACGCCGAGATCGTCGTCGACGCGACGGGACCGGCCGCGCCGCTGGCGAAGAAACTCGACGTGTGTGACCTGAAGCGCGAGCACCAGGCTATCGGAATCGAGTACGAGTTCGAGAACGTCGACGTGAACCACCCCGAGTACGCCGACCTCCGGGACGCGATGATGCTCCGGCTGGACCACGACCTCGCACCAGGTGGGTACTCGTGGATCTTCCACACGGGCGGGCGGTCGGCGAAGGTCGGGCTCTGCTACATCCAAAACGATTCCCACAGCCAGCGAGCGAAGGAGGGAATGGGCATCGACGACTACCTCGACTACTGGCTCGACCGTGATCCCCGGTTCGACGACGCCGAAAAGCTCGAATCGAAACAACACCGCGGCTCGGCACACATCCAGCGGCCGTCCTCGATGAGTACGGACTCGTTCATGGCGATCGGCGACACCGTCCCGACGATCGATCCGCTGTGGGGCGAGGGGATCCACAAGGGGATGAAGTCGGCCCGGATGGCCGCGATCACCGCCGACGCGTGTCTCACGCCCGAGACGCCAAACACCGACGCCGAGACGATGGCGACCTACGACAAGCTCTGGCACAGCGAGGTCGCACCGCGAGCTCGCGAGCGGCTATTGATGACGGAACTGCTCTATCTCGTTCCCAACAGTCGCTACGACCAGCTGATGGCCGACCTGAAGGAAGTCGGTGCCGGGACGCTCGCACGCGTCAACGCCGGTGAGAAGCGCGCGATCAGCAAGCTGTTGCACCTCTCGGACCTGCCGACGCTCGTGAAGTACGCCCGTCGGCGACTGAGCGCCTGA
- a CDS encoding cytochrome bc complex cytochrome b subunit, with translation MSLERKDDHDHKGWMESRELTTLESIYLTALLWLDKRLRIVDYLELLEDLYYKVNMQMPKSHTEQYNLDNKFWYWYPLYALGSFSTISYVVAAISGALLGFYYAPAAAASDGTATVAYESVQIIMGELNLGYLLRSIHRWAAQVMVAAVFLHMLRVYFTGAYKEPREVNWIIGIVLISLTLVFGYTGYLLPWSQLSYWAGQIGVEMALSIPLIGEWVAQLMFGGFTLSQSTLQRMYILHVFFLPFITTAIIAVHIGIVWLQGIAEPH, from the coding sequence ATGAGTTTAGAACGCAAAGACGACCACGACCACAAAGGGTGGATGGAGTCCAGAGAGCTGACGACGCTCGAATCCATCTACCTGACGGCGCTGCTGTGGCTCGACAAGCGACTGCGCATCGTCGACTACCTGGAACTGCTCGAAGACCTCTACTACAAGGTCAACATGCAGATGCCAAAGAGCCACACGGAACAGTACAACCTCGACAACAAGTTCTGGTACTGGTACCCGCTGTACGCGCTCGGATCGTTCTCGACGATCTCCTACGTCGTCGCGGCGATCTCGGGCGCTCTGCTCGGGTTCTACTACGCACCGGCTGCGGCCGCCTCCGACGGGACCGCGACGGTCGCCTACGAGTCGGTCCAGATCATCATGGGCGAACTCAACCTCGGGTACCTCCTGCGCTCGATCCACCGCTGGGCCGCCCAGGTGATGGTTGCCGCCGTGTTCCTCCATATGCTCCGGGTCTACTTCACCGGCGCGTACAAGGAACCCCGTGAGGTCAACTGGATCATCGGCATCGTGCTGATCTCGCTGACGCTCGTGTTCGGGTACACGGGCTACCTGCTGCCCTGGAGCCAGCTGAGCTACTGGGCCGGCCAGATCGGCGTCGAGATGGCGCTGTCGATCCCGCTCATCGGCGAGTGGGTCGCACAGCTGATGTTCGGCGGGTTCACCCTGTCACAGAGCACGTTACAACGGATGTACATCCTGCACGTGTTCTTCCTGCCGTTCATCACGACTGCGATCATCGCAGTCCACATCGGTATCGTCTGGCTGCAGGGCATCGCTGAACCACACTAA
- a CDS encoding redoxin domain-containing protein has translation MLDAGDPAPDFDLPRPLADGDETYRLSAAAHEAPVVVAFLGADESGTALLRDLAAVDWSRSIDRLSVLGVGIADLDTVEALATDLDLPFPLLADPNAFFAERYDALAETPDGWRPRRALFVVDRSCRFQFAWRAEDPAADPPIDDVLGALESI, from the coding sequence ATGCTCGACGCTGGCGACCCCGCTCCCGACTTCGACCTCCCGCGACCGCTCGCCGACGGCGACGAGACCTATCGGCTCTCCGCGGCGGCCCACGAGGCCCCGGTCGTGGTGGCCTTCCTCGGCGCGGACGAGTCCGGGACAGCGCTCCTCCGTGATCTCGCCGCCGTCGACTGGTCGCGATCGATCGACCGGCTCTCGGTGCTCGGCGTCGGGATCGCGGACCTCGACACCGTCGAAGCGCTGGCCACGGACCTCGATCTCCCGTTCCCGCTGCTCGCGGACCCGAACGCATTCTTCGCCGAGCGGTACGACGCCCTCGCGGAGACGCCCGACGGCTGGCGGCCCCGGCGCGCACTGTTCGTCGTCGACCGGTCCTGTCGGTTCCAGTTCGCGTGGCGGGCCGAGGACCCGGCTGCGGATCCGCCGATCGACGACGTGCTCGGAGCGCTCGAATCGATCTGA
- a CDS encoding NAD(+)/NADH kinase, with protein sequence MSSGAPVVGVVGEIDDGLVDAIEDAGGQVRTGTAEAVVADAPDVVVAVGEPATLAVARQHPSMPVVPVDAGRGLRSVPGDAAVEAAASIVAGEWTTESHPLVAVELDGERVDRALLDVTLVTSEAARISEFGVTARATRVGQFRADGVVVATPAGTPGYARQVGTPIVAAETGVLAVAPIAPFATNPDHWLVGDERIALTVERDEADVTLFADDRSVAPVSPGETVALTTDRSVTVAVLPASRPRFPYPDRELERH encoded by the coding sequence ATGAGTTCTGGGGCACCAGTCGTCGGTGTCGTCGGTGAGATCGACGACGGTCTCGTCGACGCAATCGAAGACGCAGGGGGGCAGGTGCGAACCGGCACGGCCGAGGCCGTCGTCGCAGACGCCCCCGACGTAGTGGTCGCCGTCGGCGAGCCCGCGACGCTCGCGGTCGCACGCCAGCACCCGTCGATGCCGGTCGTTCCCGTCGACGCGGGTCGCGGACTCCGCTCGGTTCCCGGAGACGCCGCCGTCGAGGCGGCCGCCTCGATCGTCGCCGGAGAGTGGACGACAGAATCCCACCCGCTGGTGGCCGTCGAGCTGGACGGCGAGCGAGTCGACCGCGCCCTGCTGGACGTGACGCTCGTCACGTCGGAGGCCGCCCGGATCTCCGAGTTCGGCGTCACCGCACGGGCGACCCGCGTCGGGCAGTTCCGGGCCGACGGTGTCGTCGTCGCCACGCCAGCCGGAACGCCCGGGTACGCACGGCAGGTCGGTACGCCGATCGTCGCCGCGGAGACCGGCGTCCTCGCAGTCGCTCCGATCGCACCCTTCGCGACCAACCCCGACCACTGGCTCGTGGGCGACGAACGGATCGCCCTCACCGTCGAGCGAGACGAAGCCGACGTGACGCTGTTCGCCGACGATCGGTCCGTCGCCCCGGTCTCGCCCGGAGAGACGGTGGCACTGACGACGGATCGATCGGTCACGGTCGCCGTGCTCCCGGCGAGTCGGCCCAGATTCCCGTACCCGGACCGAGAATTGGAAAGACACTAA
- a CDS encoding cytochrome bc complex cytochrome b subunit: MSDNDTNDDVRTDGSGTGIVAPDDETPTWRERKERTEGLARLTYEYFERSRREDQDLRQQSDYVERDVLAFPAWPHEMMRNLALTSFFVGMILFLSAALPPEMPHPANANQTPAIILPDWYLYWSFGLLKIQSLNPEISLLGGQKLMSDRMYGVIANVVVVGIVAIVPFLNKGSARRPVEQPFWAAVGMTGVVFSLTIAALSVQNLIPMGSDLLLDLSFLFPIVCGAITYAALRTMREGYMFNLNRRYYRLRPPK; this comes from the coding sequence ATGAGCGACAACGACACCAACGACGACGTTCGCACGGACGGTTCCGGTACAGGCATCGTCGCGCCGGACGACGAGACGCCGACGTGGCGAGAGCGCAAGGAACGAACCGAGGGACTCGCCCGCCTGACCTACGAGTACTTCGAGCGGTCCCGGCGCGAAGATCAGGACCTGCGCCAGCAGTCGGACTACGTCGAGCGCGACGTGCTGGCGTTCCCGGCCTGGCCCCACGAGATGATGCGCAACCTCGCGCTCACCTCCTTCTTCGTGGGGATGATCCTGTTCCTCTCGGCGGCACTCCCTCCCGAGATGCCCCACCCGGCCAACGCCAACCAGACGCCGGCGATCATCCTGCCCGACTGGTATCTCTACTGGTCCTTCGGCCTCCTGAAGATCCAGAGTCTGAATCCGGAGATAAGCCTCCTCGGCGGCCAGAAGCTGATGAGCGACCGGATGTACGGCGTCATCGCGAACGTCGTCGTCGTCGGCATCGTCGCGATCGTCCCCTTCCTCAACAAGGGCTCGGCGCGGCGACCGGTCGAACAGCCGTTCTGGGCTGCCGTCGGGATGACCGGCGTGGTCTTCAGCCTGACAATCGCGGCGCTGTCGGTCCAGAACCTCATCCCTATGGGGTCGGATCTCCTGCTCGACCTGAGTTTCCTGTTCCCGATCGTCTGCGGAGCGATCACCTACGCCGCGCTCCGGACGATGCGGGAGGGGTACATGTTCAACCTCAACCGCCGTTACTACCGGCTGCGACCGCCGAAGTAA
- a CDS encoding RtcB family protein: MIELTGDHTTARVMVEDESLVEENCLDQIRTLIDHPAFTEPVRVMPDTHWGAGAPIGFTMPLGERIVPNIVGVDVGCGMAATKLGSTLALSDAERERRVRDVIPMGQAVHDYDDAVHLIEEFPFERANEVFEAFAASFEERFGTAIDPLGFDFDGYDADYFEGLCERVLAQQRQSMGYVIRGVGTLGGGNHFVEFARAQTTGDYWLIVHSGSRYLGKSVAEYWQGKATERRNVATIRESLPERYHDYLKFDPTAISDRDLYEWVTGGKGESHLRKDAIREAFDGGEIEAVFDRLGDLRPDSGDRNTDLDYLEGREAHGYYVDMLFAQQYARWNRALMSDRICEAIGVEPVERFQSIHNYVDFRDLTIRKGATPAREGQRLIVPFNMAEGSLLARGRGNDKWHDTAPHGAGRVMGRGEAHRTVDMADFEAAMDGVYSESVVESVRDEAPMAYKSADAIADAIEPTAEIVDWLDAVHNLKAK, from the coding sequence ATGATCGAACTGACGGGTGACCACACCACGGCCCGGGTCATGGTCGAGGACGAGTCGCTTGTCGAGGAGAACTGTCTCGACCAGATCCGGACGCTGATCGACCACCCCGCGTTCACCGAACCGGTCCGCGTGATGCCAGACACCCACTGGGGAGCCGGCGCACCCATCGGCTTCACGATGCCACTCGGCGAGCGCATCGTCCCCAACATCGTCGGCGTCGACGTGGGCTGTGGGATGGCCGCGACGAAGCTGGGTTCGACGCTCGCGCTCTCGGACGCCGAACGCGAGCGCCGCGTGCGCGACGTGATCCCAATGGGCCAGGCCGTCCACGACTACGACGACGCGGTCCACCTGATAGAGGAGTTTCCCTTCGAGCGGGCCAACGAGGTCTTCGAGGCGTTCGCGGCCAGCTTCGAGGAGCGGTTCGGCACCGCGATCGATCCCCTGGGGTTCGACTTCGACGGCTACGACGCCGACTACTTCGAGGGGCTCTGTGAGCGGGTCCTTGCCCAGCAACGCCAGAGCATGGGCTACGTCATCCGCGGCGTCGGAACGCTTGGCGGTGGCAACCACTTCGTGGAGTTCGCTCGCGCCCAGACGACCGGGGACTACTGGCTGATCGTCCACAGCGGCTCGCGATACCTGGGCAAGTCGGTCGCCGAGTACTGGCAGGGCAAGGCGACCGAGCGACGCAACGTCGCGACCATCCGCGAGTCGCTTCCGGAGCGGTACCACGACTACCTGAAGTTCGATCCCACGGCGATCTCGGATCGGGACCTCTACGAGTGGGTCACCGGCGGCAAGGGGGAGTCACACCTCCGGAAAGACGCCATCCGCGAGGCGTTCGACGGCGGCGAGATCGAAGCCGTCTTCGACCGCCTCGGCGACCTCCGGCCCGACAGCGGCGACCGCAACACCGATCTCGACTACCTGGAAGGTCGCGAAGCTCACGGCTACTACGTCGATATGCTGTTCGCCCAGCAGTACGCTCGCTGGAACCGCGCGCTCATGTCCGACCGGATCTGCGAGGCCATCGGCGTCGAGCCCGTCGAGCGGTTCCAGTCGATCCACAACTACGTCGACTTCCGCGACCTGACGATCCGCAAGGGCGCGACGCCGGCCCGCGAGGGCCAGCGACTGATCGTCCCCTTCAACATGGCCGAGGGGTCGCTGCTGGCACGCGGGCGGGGCAACGACAAGTGGCACGACACGGCCCCCCACGGCGCGGGCCGCGTGATGGGGCGGGGCGAGGCCCACCGGACCGTCGACATGGCCGACTTCGAGGCGGCGATGGATGGTGTCTACTCCGAGTCCGTCGTCGAATCGGTGCGCGACGAGGCCCCGATGGCCTACAAGTCCGCCGACGCCATCGCCGACGCCATCGAGCCGACCGCCGAGATCGTCGACTGGCTCGACGCCGTCCACAACCTGAAGGCGAAGTGA